In Xanthocytophaga agilis, a genomic segment contains:
- a CDS encoding efflux RND transporter periplasmic adaptor subunit: MKRLSILFFNIFLVGLFSCGKKAATEGAKPDAAIPVTVQVVQEGDPIYYDNFPGTIVALNEVTLLAQVNGYVTGIFFKEGEVVKKGQKLYEIDRIRYQAAYDQALANLRIAEANVEKAQRDADRYNRLLKQDAVARQIAENAETDLRNAQLQVTSAQANLTTARTNLSYSVILAPFTGTIGISQVKMGALVNQGQTLLNTISSDDPMAVDFEVDEKTMVRFYNLPKQKTASDSTFRLVLPGGIKYDTPGQLSVIDRAVNPQTGTIRIRLQFPNTKHLLRTGMSSTVQVLNKSGKRQLLVPSKSVIEQMGEYFVYVIKDNKAEQRKVSLGAVLQDQTIITTGLNAGEQIAVEGIQKLKNEAPVQTQPAKTASR; the protein is encoded by the coding sequence ATGAAACGTTTATCCATTCTTTTTTTTAATATATTTTTAGTAGGACTTTTCTCATGTGGGAAAAAAGCAGCCACAGAGGGAGCTAAACCAGATGCTGCCATACCTGTAACTGTTCAGGTTGTACAGGAAGGAGATCCAATCTACTATGATAATTTTCCAGGCACAATTGTCGCACTTAATGAGGTAACTTTACTAGCACAGGTAAATGGGTATGTGACAGGTATCTTTTTTAAAGAAGGAGAAGTAGTTAAGAAAGGACAAAAGCTCTATGAAATTGATCGTATCCGTTATCAGGCAGCTTATGATCAGGCATTAGCCAACTTACGAATTGCAGAAGCCAATGTGGAAAAAGCTCAGCGTGATGCAGATCGCTATAACCGATTATTAAAACAGGATGCTGTAGCACGTCAGATTGCTGAAAATGCTGAAACTGATTTACGAAATGCACAATTACAGGTAACGTCTGCACAAGCTAATCTGACCACTGCCCGTACTAATCTTTCCTATTCTGTTATCCTTGCTCCATTTACAGGTACCATTGGAATTTCTCAGGTAAAGATGGGAGCATTAGTGAATCAGGGACAAACATTGTTGAATACAATATCCTCTGATGACCCGATGGCCGTTGACTTTGAAGTAGATGAAAAAACAATGGTGCGTTTCTACAACTTGCCTAAACAAAAGACTGCCAGTGATTCTACATTCCGGCTGGTATTGCCTGGAGGTATAAAATATGATACGCCAGGACAGTTGTCAGTTATAGACAGAGCTGTTAATCCACAAACAGGGACTATTCGAATCCGTTTACAGTTTCCGAATACTAAACACCTGTTGAGAACGGGAATGAGTTCAACTGTACAGGTGCTCAACAAATCAGGTAAACGCCAACTGCTGGTTCCTTCTAAATCGGTTATAGAGCAGATGGGTGAATATTTTGTCTATGTGATTAAGGATAATAAGGCTGAGCAACGTAAAGTCTCTTTGGGGGCAGTATTACAGGATCAGACAATTATTACCACCGGATTGAATGCAGGAGAACAGATAGCTGTGGAAGGAATTCAGAAACTTAAAAATGAGGCCCCTGTCCAGACGCAGCCTGCTAAAACAGCCTCCCGATAA
- a CDS encoding trypsin-like peptidase domain-containing protein, translating to MKTLKTVLLSLGSGVFGAFLFQHLGTSPTPVLPENTTSVMRTVSQAYTNSPINADFVAASAASTSSVVFIKTTSTIANQYDMFDWFFGGGGREQKVSGSGSGVIFTADGYVVTNNHVIENANSIEVVHNKRSYKAKMIGTDPSTDIAVLKIEGKGLPAIKLAHSRDVQVGEWVLAVGNPFNLTSTVTAGIVSAKGRNIGILGSQFPIESFIQTDAAINPGNSGGALVNIKGELIGINSAILSRTGSYTGYGFAVPVDIVNKIFNDLVKYGEVQTGFLGAEVSDINSQTAEKYALNDYSGAVVTYLETGSAAEKLGLRKGDVILKVNGQTINSKAEFDEQLSFYRPGDKITVTYRRGNDTKEGQLTLTNREGTTGLLKHETYKAESLGAELEALSKVEKDKFRLQNGVRIVKITGRGVLSQFDEGFIITSINRQPVNAPKDVVDMMGNVRGRLIIEGLDPSGERVTYQMYY from the coding sequence ATGAAAACATTAAAAACAGTTTTGTTAAGCTTAGGCTCGGGAGTATTTGGAGCCTTTTTGTTTCAGCACTTGGGAACTTCTCCTACTCCGGTTCTACCAGAAAATACTACTTCTGTAATGCGAACTGTCAGTCAGGCCTATACTAATTCACCGATAAATGCTGACTTTGTGGCAGCATCTGCTGCCAGTACATCCAGTGTAGTATTTATTAAAACCACTTCAACCATTGCCAATCAGTATGATATGTTTGACTGGTTTTTTGGTGGCGGAGGTCGCGAACAAAAAGTTTCTGGTTCCGGGTCTGGAGTAATTTTTACAGCAGATGGATATGTAGTAACCAATAACCACGTAATTGAAAATGCGAACTCTATTGAGGTAGTACATAATAAACGATCTTACAAAGCCAAGATGATTGGTACTGACCCGTCTACAGATATTGCTGTGTTAAAAATCGAAGGAAAAGGATTACCTGCTATTAAGTTAGCCCATAGCCGGGATGTACAGGTAGGAGAATGGGTACTGGCTGTTGGTAATCCGTTTAACCTTACTTCTACGGTAACAGCTGGTATTGTAAGTGCAAAAGGTCGTAATATTGGTATTTTGGGTAGTCAGTTTCCTATTGAGTCTTTTATTCAGACAGATGCGGCCATTAATCCTGGTAATAGTGGGGGGGCATTAGTGAATATCAAAGGAGAATTAATTGGTATTAATAGTGCAATTTTATCACGTACAGGTAGCTACACAGGTTATGGTTTTGCTGTTCCTGTAGATATTGTAAACAAGATATTTAATGACCTTGTGAAATACGGAGAAGTGCAGACTGGCTTCCTGGGAGCAGAAGTCTCAGACATCAATAGCCAAACAGCTGAAAAGTATGCTCTGAATGATTACTCTGGTGCCGTCGTGACATATCTTGAAACTGGTTCTGCAGCAGAAAAGCTGGGATTACGTAAGGGTGATGTGATTCTGAAAGTAAATGGACAGACTATAAATAGTAAGGCTGAGTTTGATGAACAGTTGAGTTTCTATCGTCCGGGAGATAAAATAACGGTGACGTATCGTAGAGGTAATGATACCAAAGAAGGACAACTGACGCTAACAAATCGGGAAGGTACTACAGGTTTATTGAAACATGAAACCTATAAAGCAGAATCGCTGGGTGCAGAGTTGGAAGCTTTGTCTAAAGTTGAGAAGGATAAGTTTCGATTACAAAATGGGGTACGGATTGTGAAAATTACAGGACGTGGCGTGTTGAGTCAGTTTGATGAAGGATTTATCATCACTTCCATTAACCGTCAGCCCGTAAACGCACCGAAAGATGTGGTTGACATGATGGGAAATGTAAGAGGTCGTTTGATTATTGAAGGATTAGACCCTTCCGGTGAGAGAGTCACTTATCAGATGTATTATTAA
- a CDS encoding multidrug efflux RND transporter permease subunit produces the protein MIADVFIRRPQTAIVASIVLLLVGILALINLPVSQYPEITPPVVQVTGTFTGADAQTVEQTVATPIESQVNGSPGMAYLSTNSTSDGRMTMNVTFEVGTNIDIATLDIQNRVSVATPQLPDEVRRLGLTVRKRNPSILMLVALYSPKGSHNVPFTDNYTNIYIKDALLRVKGVGDIFTRADDFSMRIWLQPDKLAQVNMTATDVLNALREQNVQVAAGSVGVPPQKNTQTFEYTIYVNGRLARSEEFEKIIVKSDPQRGALVYLKDIARVQLGKFNYASNSFVDGRPASYLLVYQAPGSNSLETAKGVYAAMEELKKSFPADVDYVVPFEAVSVVEVSIDEVVHTLVEALILVVIVVFLFLQSWRATLIPILAIPVSIVATFAMFIPLGFTINTLTLFGLVLAIGIVVDDAIVVVEAVQHYIDEEGLSPKEATVKAMKDISAPVIAIALILAAVFVPVGFIPGIVGRLYQQFAITIAVSVLISAFVALSLTPALCSLFLKPMKLDQNSRGLNKFFYKFNQWFGRTTNRYGQGVQKTIQYGRYALILLLCLFVGTGVLFVNKPTGFIPVEDEGRIIITFELPDASSSSRTVAILKQMMGILKETEGIAHFAGLGGLNVVNFSSKSSSGTVFCQLKPWADRKADSLQAGALIGTLRKKFAAIQEANIVVIPPPPIPGLGQTAGFTFVLEQRQATQDIKEFERVLQQFLAKANQRPEISRAFTFFTARTPGYQVTVDREKCKKLGVAVSDVFSTMQTFMGSAYVNDFTLYGRNFRVVAQADTSYRGTIEELGRYYVRSQSGEMVPLSTLTSYKVVESAPLISHFNLFRSAEINGESAPGFSSGQAIEALREVAAEVLPVGYGYEFSALSREEIAAGSSTIYIFGLSILFVFLFLTALYESWSVPFSVLLAVPIGAFGAILTLTFSSQLTNNVYAQIGLITLIGLAAKNAILIVEFAKERVDAGMEVVKATLEAARLRLRPIVMTSLAFILGVLPLAFSSGAGAMARRTIGWTVFGGMLSATLLAIFFVPVLYVTITKLAYGKKKLAEMQAQRSSEDNPSEGRH, from the coding sequence ATGATTGCTGATGTATTTATAAGACGCCCCCAAACAGCTATAGTTGCTTCTATTGTTCTTTTATTGGTTGGGATACTGGCTTTGATCAATTTGCCAGTGAGCCAGTATCCGGAAATTACTCCACCTGTAGTACAGGTGACGGGTACATTTACAGGGGCCGATGCTCAAACTGTTGAACAAACTGTGGCTACACCTATAGAATCTCAGGTGAATGGTTCGCCAGGTATGGCTTATCTGTCTACCAACAGTACCAGTGACGGACGGATGACGATGAACGTTACCTTTGAAGTTGGTACGAATATAGACATTGCCACTTTGGATATACAGAACCGGGTAAGTGTAGCGACGCCTCAATTACCAGATGAAGTACGTCGGTTAGGTTTGACTGTTCGGAAACGGAATCCAAGTATTTTGATGCTAGTTGCATTGTATTCTCCCAAAGGGAGCCATAATGTGCCCTTTACAGATAATTATACTAATATTTATATAAAAGATGCCTTGTTACGGGTAAAAGGGGTGGGGGATATCTTTACACGAGCTGATGATTTCAGTATGCGTATCTGGTTACAGCCAGACAAGCTGGCTCAGGTAAATATGACAGCTACAGATGTACTTAATGCGTTGAGAGAGCAAAACGTACAGGTAGCAGCCGGATCAGTGGGTGTGCCACCTCAGAAAAATACACAAACTTTTGAATATACAATTTATGTGAATGGACGTCTGGCTCGGTCTGAAGAGTTTGAGAAGATTATTGTGAAGAGTGATCCTCAGAGAGGAGCTTTGGTTTATCTGAAAGACATTGCACGTGTACAACTAGGAAAGTTTAACTATGCCAGTAACTCATTTGTAGATGGTCGTCCTGCTTCTTACCTGCTGGTATATCAGGCTCCTGGAAGTAACTCATTGGAGACCGCCAAGGGTGTATACGCAGCTATGGAAGAATTAAAGAAATCTTTTCCTGCAGATGTAGATTACGTAGTGCCTTTTGAAGCAGTGTCTGTGGTAGAAGTTTCAATTGACGAAGTAGTACATACACTGGTAGAAGCATTGATTCTGGTGGTAATTGTGGTATTTCTGTTCCTGCAAAGCTGGCGAGCAACCTTGATTCCTATATTGGCTATTCCAGTATCTATTGTAGCTACGTTTGCCATGTTTATTCCATTGGGATTCACAATCAATACACTAACGCTATTCGGTCTGGTACTGGCAATTGGTATTGTGGTGGATGATGCTATTGTGGTGGTAGAGGCTGTGCAGCATTATATTGATGAGGAGGGACTTTCACCTAAAGAGGCTACAGTAAAGGCCATGAAAGATATTTCAGCACCTGTTATTGCCATTGCATTGATTCTGGCCGCTGTATTTGTCCCTGTTGGATTTATACCTGGTATCGTGGGCCGATTGTATCAGCAGTTTGCGATAACTATTGCTGTCTCTGTATTGATTTCTGCATTTGTCGCATTATCACTAACACCTGCCCTTTGTTCATTATTCCTAAAACCCATGAAGTTAGATCAAAACTCTCGTGGGTTAAATAAGTTCTTCTATAAGTTTAACCAATGGTTTGGACGTACTACCAATCGATATGGGCAAGGTGTACAGAAAACCATTCAGTATGGACGCTATGCACTTATCTTGTTACTATGTCTGTTTGTGGGTACAGGAGTTTTATTTGTAAATAAGCCAACAGGTTTTATTCCTGTAGAAGACGAAGGAAGGATTATTATTACGTTTGAATTACCTGATGCTTCCTCTTCTTCCCGCACGGTGGCTATATTGAAACAGATGATGGGAATCTTGAAAGAGACAGAAGGCATTGCTCACTTTGCTGGTCTGGGTGGATTGAACGTAGTAAACTTCTCATCTAAATCCAGTAGTGGTACTGTGTTCTGCCAGCTGAAGCCTTGGGCCGATCGAAAAGCCGACTCATTACAGGCAGGTGCTTTAATTGGTACGTTACGGAAGAAATTTGCTGCTATTCAGGAGGCAAACATTGTTGTAATTCCACCACCTCCTATCCCTGGGTTAGGGCAGACCGCTGGTTTTACTTTTGTATTAGAGCAACGACAAGCTACACAGGATATCAAAGAGTTTGAACGAGTGCTGCAGCAGTTTCTGGCAAAAGCAAATCAGCGTCCGGAAATCAGTCGGGCATTTACTTTTTTCACTGCCCGTACACCTGGTTATCAGGTAACTGTAGATCGGGAAAAATGTAAAAAGTTGGGAGTCGCAGTTTCAGATGTATTTAGCACTATGCAAACGTTTATGGGAAGTGCCTATGTCAACGACTTTACATTATATGGGCGTAACTTCCGGGTAGTCGCACAGGCAGATACATCCTACAGAGGTACCATCGAAGAGTTAGGAAGATATTATGTGCGTAGCCAGAGTGGAGAGATGGTGCCACTAAGTACATTGACCTCCTATAAAGTTGTAGAAAGCGCACCTCTCATTTCCCATTTTAATTTGTTCCGGTCTGCGGAAATCAATGGTGAATCTGCTCCTGGATTTAGTAGTGGACAAGCTATTGAAGCACTAAGAGAAGTAGCTGCCGAAGTATTGCCTGTTGGATATGGATATGAATTTTCTGCTTTAAGCCGGGAAGAAATCGCTGCAGGATCAAGCACCATTTATATATTTGGTTTATCTATCTTGTTTGTATTCCTGTTTTTAACTGCCTTGTATGAAAGCTGGTCTGTTCCCTTTTCCGTCTTGCTGGCAGTACCTATTGGTGCATTTGGCGCTATATTGACTCTTACTTTCTCTTCGCAACTTACCAACAATGTGTATGCACAGATTGGATTGATTACCCTGATTGGCCTGGCTGCCAAAAATGCCATTCTTATTGTGGAGTTTGCGAAAGAAAGGGTAGATGCAGGCATGGAAGTTGTTAAAGCTACTTTAGAAGCAGCACGATTGCGGTTACGCCCTATTGTGATGACCTCTCTGGCTTTTATTCTGGGGGTATTGCCACTGGCATTCTCATCAGGGGCAGGGGCAATGGCTCGCCGTACTATTGGATGGACTGTGTTTGGGGGTATGTTGTCTGCAACTTTGCTGGCTATCTTTTTCGTGCCGGTATTGTATGTCACCATTACAAAGCTTGCTTATGGTAAGAAGAAATTGGCAGAGATGCAGGCTCAGAGATCATCAGAAGATAATCCATCAGAGGGCAGACACTAA
- a CDS encoding 1-deoxy-D-xylulose-5-phosphate reductoisomerase, with the protein MDIQKKRVAILGSTGSIGTQALEVIQANPESFEVEVLTAQNNADLLIQQAIQFQPNVVVICNEDFYEKVAAALINHPVKVYAGAKSMASVVQMESVDIVLTALVGYAGLIPTIKAIEAGKPIALANKETLVVAGELVTQLAREKGVSIYPVDSEHSAIFQCLAGEWHNPIEKIILTASGGPFRGKDRDFLRTVTKAQALKHPNWDMGAKITIDSATLMNKGLEVIEAKWLFGIAASQIDVVVHPQSIIHSLVQFQDGSLKAQMGLPDMKLPIQYALGYPKRLSADFPRFNFASYPTLSFEEPDKKTFINLQLAFDALDKGGNMPCIVNAANEVAVAAFLREEIGFLEISDWIIRCMAKVPYIGNPTLDDYIHTDKEARRIASEPLTV; encoded by the coding sequence ATGGATATTCAAAAAAAACGGGTTGCTATCTTGGGTTCAACAGGATCTATTGGCACACAGGCATTGGAGGTAATTCAGGCCAATCCAGAATCATTTGAAGTAGAAGTATTAACAGCACAGAATAATGCAGATTTACTGATTCAACAAGCGATACAGTTTCAGCCTAATGTAGTTGTTATCTGTAATGAAGACTTTTACGAGAAAGTAGCTGCAGCCTTAATTAACCATCCGGTTAAGGTATATGCAGGTGCCAAATCTATGGCGTCTGTAGTTCAGATGGAAAGTGTTGACATTGTATTAACAGCCTTGGTAGGTTATGCAGGATTGATCCCAACCATAAAAGCTATTGAAGCAGGCAAACCTATTGCTCTTGCCAATAAAGAAACTTTGGTTGTAGCAGGTGAACTGGTTACTCAGCTAGCACGTGAAAAAGGAGTGAGTATTTATCCAGTTGATTCTGAACACTCAGCCATTTTTCAATGTCTGGCTGGTGAATGGCACAATCCCATTGAGAAGATTATTTTAACAGCGTCAGGAGGACCGTTTCGAGGCAAAGACAGAGACTTCCTACGTACAGTAACCAAAGCTCAGGCACTCAAACATCCTAACTGGGATATGGGAGCTAAAATAACCATTGATTCAGCAACTCTTATGAACAAGGGACTTGAGGTTATTGAAGCTAAATGGTTATTTGGTATAGCTGCATCTCAGATAGATGTGGTAGTTCATCCGCAATCCATTATTCACTCATTGGTACAGTTTCAGGATGGTAGCCTCAAGGCACAAATGGGCTTACCGGATATGAAACTTCCTATTCAATACGCATTAGGTTATCCTAAACGACTTTCTGCGGATTTTCCACGGTTTAACTTTGCCAGCTATCCGACTCTTTCCTTCGAAGAGCCTGACAAAAAGACATTTATAAATCTTCAACTAGCTTTTGACGCATTAGATAAAGGTGGTAATATGCCTTGTATCGTGAATGCAGCTAATGAAGTGGCCGTGGCAGCATTTTTGAGAGAGGAAATAGGATTTCTGGAAATATCTGACTGGATTATTCGTTGTATGGCTAAAGTACCGTATATTGGCAATCCGACATTGGACGACTATATCCATACAGATAAAGAAGCCAGACGGATAGCATCTGAACCTCTTACAGTGTAA
- a CDS encoding TolC family protein → MKRFLVSGWILLCSFCLLPDLGYSQSNNQNMTLDECIKYALQNEPTLQQQKIAEQITQKDVQINLADWYPQINFNYDITHYIKLQTNIIPDAATGQRRAVQFGLKNNSNLIFSATQTIFNNNLRLASRTAPVLRQQASQNVTASKIDVVVNVSKAFFDLFITMDQLSILDEDIVRLERNLRDTYNQYESGITDKIDYKRATIALNSARSQKKAAQESIIYKTAVLKQTIGYPAENDLVVAFDTASLRQAAIVDTLQTLEPVNRIEYQQLQTALKLQETNLSYYRWAFLPTLSAIFTHDFLYLNDNISDLYNRSYPYTYYGLRLSVPLFQGFKRLRNVQKAELQIRSFDWQQKGLKNQINSEYRLALANYKSAVSDWKVLEENEEIARDVYNTVNLQYKEGIKQYLEVIVAETDLRSAQLDARNALLRVISSKYDLLRAMGSVPYNE, encoded by the coding sequence ATGAAAAGATTTTTAGTATCTGGTTGGATTCTATTATGCTCTTTTTGTTTACTACCTGATCTGGGTTATTCGCAATCGAATAACCAAAATATGACGTTAGATGAATGTATTAAGTATGCATTGCAGAATGAACCAACTCTTCAGCAACAAAAAATAGCAGAACAAATCACCCAGAAAGATGTACAGATTAATCTGGCAGATTGGTATCCACAAATAAACTTCAATTATGACATTACCCATTATATTAAGCTGCAAACGAATATTATTCCCGATGCAGCTACTGGCCAAAGGCGGGCAGTACAATTTGGTCTGAAAAATAATTCCAATCTTATCTTTTCTGCTACACAAACAATATTTAACAATAATCTGAGATTAGCTTCACGAACTGCACCAGTACTTCGACAGCAGGCTTCTCAGAATGTTACCGCATCCAAAATAGATGTAGTAGTTAATGTGAGTAAGGCATTCTTTGATCTGTTCATCACAATGGATCAACTTTCTATCCTGGATGAGGATATTGTACGGCTGGAAAGAAATTTGAGAGATACCTATAATCAATACGAAAGCGGTATCACAGATAAGATAGACTATAAAAGAGCTACTATTGCTTTAAACAGTGCTCGTTCACAAAAGAAAGCTGCCCAGGAAAGTATTATTTATAAGACAGCTGTATTAAAACAAACCATCGGATACCCTGCTGAAAATGATTTGGTGGTAGCATTTGATACAGCTAGTTTACGGCAAGCGGCCATTGTTGATACACTTCAAACATTGGAACCTGTGAACCGGATTGAATATCAACAACTACAAACTGCTCTTAAGCTACAGGAGACCAATCTATCATATTACCGCTGGGCCTTCTTACCTACTCTGTCAGCCATATTTACGCATGATTTTCTATATCTTAATGATAATATATCTGATTTATACAATAGGTCCTATCCATACACTTATTATGGGCTTCGACTTTCTGTTCCCTTATTTCAGGGTTTTAAACGGCTTCGTAATGTACAAAAGGCTGAATTGCAGATCCGCAGTTTTGACTGGCAGCAGAAAGGTTTGAAAAATCAAATCAATTCAGAGTATAGATTAGCCCTAGCCAATTATAAAAGTGCAGTAAGTGATTGGAAGGTGCTTGAAGAAAATGAAGAGATCGCCCGGGATGTTTACAATACTGTTAATCTTCAGTATAAGGAAGGAATAAAACAATATCTGGAGGTTATTGTGGCAGAAACAGACTTGCGTAGTGCACAGTTAGACGCCAGAAATGCGTTGTTGCGGGTCATTTCCAGCAAATACGATCTTTTACGTGCTATGGGTAGTGTCCCATACAACGAATAA
- a CDS encoding GH3 auxin-responsive promoter family protein: MGIRSFLAKPFASSVVKAQNRWAAAPVESQNAVFQSLLAGGKDTLFGKEHGFSSIRTYEDFKRQVPVRDYEDIKSYIQQVKEGKSDILWRGKPLYFAKTSGTTSGVKYIPISKESIPNHINSARNALLTYVHETGKADFLDRKLIFLSGSPILDMSGAIPTGRLSGIVNHHVPGYLRTNQLPSYKTNCIEDWEIKLDTIIGETLSEDMSLISGIPPWVQMYFDRIIAKTGKPIKDIFPNFSLFVYGGVNFEPYRAKIFESIGKKIDSIEMFPASEGFFAYQDKQVHEGLLLLLNSGIFYEFIPAEEFFNTNPTRLSIADVELGKNYVLIVNNNAGLWGYNVGDTIKFVSKNPYRIIVSGRIKHFISAFGEHVIGEEVEKAMQYAMQKHPEVELIEFTVAPMVTPDGDQLPYHEWFVEFAKPPQDMNAFARDIDQKLVQLNVYYKDLISGSILQTLKITALQPDAFRNYMKSQGKLGGQNKVPRLSNDRKLADELVKFRIN, translated from the coding sequence ATGGGAATTCGTTCATTTTTAGCAAAGCCATTTGCCTCATCCGTTGTAAAAGCACAAAATCGGTGGGCAGCGGCACCAGTAGAATCACAGAATGCAGTTTTTCAGTCACTGCTTGCAGGAGGAAAAGATACACTTTTTGGAAAAGAACATGGGTTTTCTTCCATTCGTACGTATGAAGATTTTAAACGTCAGGTCCCTGTACGGGATTATGAAGATATTAAATCTTATATTCAGCAAGTAAAAGAAGGTAAGTCAGATATTCTCTGGAGGGGTAAACCTCTGTATTTTGCCAAAACATCAGGTACAACTTCTGGGGTGAAGTATATTCCCATATCAAAGGAATCTATTCCCAATCATATTAACTCTGCCAGAAATGCATTATTGACCTATGTGCATGAAACTGGTAAAGCAGACTTTCTGGATCGCAAACTGATATTTTTGTCAGGTAGTCCAATTCTGGATATGTCAGGTGCTATCCCAACAGGTAGGCTTTCAGGTATAGTTAACCATCATGTTCCAGGCTATCTGCGTACCAATCAACTCCCTAGTTATAAAACCAATTGTATTGAGGATTGGGAAATAAAACTCGATACAATTATTGGAGAAACGTTATCAGAAGATATGTCATTGATATCTGGTATTCCACCTTGGGTACAGATGTATTTTGATCGTATCATAGCCAAAACAGGCAAACCTATCAAAGATATCTTTCCTAACTTCTCTTTGTTTGTATATGGTGGTGTAAATTTTGAGCCCTATCGGGCTAAGATTTTTGAATCTATTGGAAAGAAAATAGATTCCATAGAAATGTTCCCTGCCTCAGAAGGCTTTTTTGCTTACCAGGATAAACAAGTACATGAGGGGCTATTATTGTTATTGAATAGTGGAATCTTCTATGAATTTATACCAGCAGAAGAGTTTTTCAATACAAATCCCACTCGTCTAAGCATTGCAGATGTTGAACTAGGTAAAAACTATGTATTGATTGTAAACAATAATGCAGGTTTATGGGGATACAATGTAGGTGATACGATCAAGTTTGTCTCCAAAAATCCATACCGTATTATCGTATCTGGCCGTATCAAACATTTTATCTCAGCATTTGGAGAACATGTGATAGGAGAAGAAGTAGAAAAAGCAATGCAATATGCAATGCAAAAACATCCGGAAGTAGAGCTGATTGAATTTACAGTAGCCCCAATGGTAACACCTGATGGAGATCAATTACCTTATCATGAATGGTTTGTAGAATTTGCTAAACCACCACAGGATATGAATGCGTTTGCCAGAGATATAGATCAGAAATTAGTTCAACTAAACGTATATTACAAAGATCTGATTTCAGGTAGTATATTACAAACCCTAAAAATTACTGCCTTACAACCAGATGCATTCCGTAATTACATGAAATCCCAGGGTAAACTGGGTGGACAGAATAAAGTTCCCCGATTATCCAATGATCGGAAACTGGCTGATGAACTGGTAAAATTCAGAATCAATTAA